One stretch of Hydrogenovibrio kuenenii DSM 12350 DNA includes these proteins:
- a CDS encoding L,D-transpeptidase family protein, whose protein sequence is MANRKQVLFQAFRARAVTGYLLVSLGALALPTAVMAESAEKQLLSGFKSIHDYSFNRAMHHIETLAKENPKYQLAQLMKADFLAIKAGKSRWIEEYRKAYPKKVRSLLEEAKVRWQATGLTPQQETEILGQFVLKSSAQPYLVIVNSIAHRLFLYQQSAGSYHEVANYYVSIGRKGAGKQTRGDLKTPVGVYQIVKQLSDRQLPELYGVAALTLNYPNQWDRELGRTGSGIWLHGTPRSTYSRPPMASKGCVVLNNPAMTDLIRRFHLPSETPVIIASSANVKPLNATDEIAMADDKQQVLSRINEWLREQQQYQVDWSKVGVFHYPGEKGMYYVSFPTLMDGKEQMVEQFWKKKTDQNGWQLVLKVQQTSPSQTHSVAYDLASR, encoded by the coding sequence ATGGCTAATAGGAAGCAGGTTTTGTTTCAAGCATTTCGCGCGCGAGCTGTCACTGGCTACCTATTGGTAAGTTTGGGTGCTTTAGCGTTGCCGACTGCTGTTATGGCCGAAAGTGCTGAAAAACAACTGTTGAGCGGGTTTAAATCCATTCACGATTATTCTTTTAATCGAGCGATGCATCATATTGAAACGCTAGCTAAAGAGAACCCTAAATACCAGCTTGCTCAATTGATGAAAGCAGACTTTTTAGCAATTAAAGCCGGAAAATCTCGCTGGATTGAAGAATACCGAAAAGCTTATCCGAAAAAAGTCAGATCATTATTGGAAGAAGCAAAAGTTCGTTGGCAAGCAACAGGTTTAACACCTCAACAAGAAACTGAGATTTTAGGGCAGTTTGTTTTGAAGTCTAGCGCACAACCTTACTTGGTGATTGTTAACTCCATTGCACACCGTTTGTTTCTTTATCAACAAAGCGCGGGCAGTTATCACGAAGTTGCCAATTACTATGTTTCTATCGGGCGTAAAGGTGCTGGCAAGCAGACAAGGGGCGACTTAAAAACGCCGGTTGGCGTTTATCAAATCGTAAAACAACTTTCTGACCGCCAACTTCCTGAACTGTATGGTGTGGCTGCGCTTACGTTGAATTATCCAAACCAATGGGATCGAGAGCTTGGGCGTACAGGTTCCGGTATCTGGTTGCATGGTACACCACGTTCTACTTATAGCCGTCCGCCAATGGCGAGTAAAGGCTGCGTTGTTTTGAATAACCCTGCGATGACTGATTTGATTCGACGATTCCATTTACCATCTGAAACACCGGTTATCATTGCGTCTAGCGCGAATGTGAAGCCGCTTAATGCAACAGATGAGATTGCGATGGCAGACGACAAGCAACAAGTGCTAAGCCGTATCAATGAATGGTTGCGTGAGCAGCAACAGTATCAGGTAGATTGGTCTAAGGTAGGTGTTTTCCACTATCCTGGTGAAAAAGGGATGTACTATGTTAGCTTCCCGACGCTAATGGATGGCAAAGAGCAAATGGTTGAACAGTTCTGGAAAAAGAAAACAGATCAGAATGGTTGGCAGCTAGTTTTAAAAGTACAACAAACAAGCCCATCACAAACTCATAGTGTTGCCTACGACTTAGCTAGCAGATAG
- the uvrB gene encoding excinuclease ABC subunit UvrB: MAKSFQISSQYQPAGDQPTAIAGLVEGLEDGEAFQTLLGVTGSGKTFTMANVIENVQRPTIILAHNKTLAAQLYGEMKGFFPNNAVEYFVSYYDYYQPEAYVPASDTYISKDSSVNEQIEQLRLSATKALLERQDVVLIATVSAIYGLGDPEQYLKMILQLRLGDQISQRDILRQLSTMQYTRNDIELWRGTFRVRGDVIDIYPAESEEYAVRIELFDDEVETLAWFDPLTGEILSRPTRITVYPKSHYVTPKERVLQTIDQVKEDLKIRLDELRSLNKLVEAQRLEERTRLDIEMMQELGYCSGIENYSRYLSGRNPGEPPPTLLDYLPKNALMFIDESHVTIPQIGGMYKGDRSRKENLVTYGFRLPSAMDNRPMRFDEFEKIMPQTIFVSATPGNYEAEHQSKVVEQVVRPTGLLDPVIEVRPALTQVDDLLGEIRIRADLNERVLVTTLTKRMAENLTEYLEDHQVRVRYLHSDIDTVERIEIIRDLRLGEFDVLVGINLLREGLDIPEVSLVAILDADKEGFLRSERSLIQTIGRAARNVAGKAILYADKITASMNKAISETERRRAKQIAYNEEKGIQPQALNKKVTDILEDSPYAVKGMKKGSGQKAAEQAGQYDDSALVKMTPAQIASQIKSMEKAMFKAAKDLDFEKAAQLRDEVKHMKSSMVGVGDLR; encoded by the coding sequence ATGGCGAAAAGCTTTCAGATTTCATCACAGTATCAACCAGCCGGGGATCAGCCGACGGCAATAGCCGGTTTGGTGGAAGGTTTGGAGGATGGTGAAGCATTTCAGACTTTGCTTGGGGTAACGGGTTCAGGTAAGACGTTTACCATGGCAAATGTCATTGAAAATGTGCAACGTCCGACGATTATTCTGGCACACAACAAAACACTTGCCGCCCAATTGTATGGTGAGATGAAAGGATTCTTTCCGAATAATGCGGTGGAATATTTTGTTTCTTACTATGACTACTACCAGCCAGAAGCTTATGTTCCTGCATCTGATACTTATATTTCCAAAGACTCTTCAGTAAACGAGCAGATTGAGCAACTACGTTTGTCAGCAACCAAAGCCTTGTTGGAAAGGCAAGATGTGGTGTTGATTGCGACGGTTTCCGCCATCTATGGGTTGGGGGATCCAGAACAATATCTCAAAATGATTCTGCAATTGCGCTTGGGTGACCAAATTTCGCAACGCGATATTTTGCGTCAGCTTTCGACCATGCAATATACGCGTAATGACATTGAGCTCTGGCGAGGAACTTTTCGTGTACGCGGTGATGTGATTGATATTTACCCTGCAGAATCCGAAGAATATGCCGTGCGCATTGAGTTGTTTGATGATGAAGTGGAAACGCTCGCTTGGTTTGATCCTTTGACGGGGGAGATATTAAGTCGTCCTACGCGTATTACCGTTTATCCTAAGTCTCACTATGTCACGCCTAAAGAGCGGGTTTTACAAACTATAGATCAGGTGAAAGAAGATCTGAAAATCCGCTTGGACGAGTTGCGCAGTTTGAATAAGTTGGTCGAAGCACAGCGGTTGGAAGAGCGCACGCGATTGGATATTGAAATGATGCAAGAGCTGGGCTACTGCTCTGGTATTGAAAATTACTCCCGTTATTTATCTGGACGCAATCCTGGAGAGCCACCACCGACCTTGCTGGATTATTTGCCGAAAAATGCGTTGATGTTCATTGATGAAAGTCACGTGACCATTCCGCAGATTGGCGGTATGTATAAAGGGGATCGCTCTCGTAAAGAAAATCTTGTAACTTACGGTTTCCGTTTACCGTCAGCAATGGACAATCGTCCGATGCGATTTGACGAGTTTGAAAAAATTATGCCGCAAACCATTTTTGTCAGTGCAACACCTGGTAACTACGAAGCGGAGCATCAGTCTAAAGTGGTTGAGCAGGTGGTTCGCCCGACCGGATTGCTTGATCCTGTCATTGAAGTGCGTCCAGCATTGACGCAGGTGGATGATTTGCTGGGTGAAATTCGCATACGCGCTGACCTAAACGAACGAGTTTTAGTTACGACGTTGACAAAACGCATGGCAGAAAATCTAACCGAGTATTTGGAAGATCATCAGGTTCGTGTGCGTTATTTGCATTCGGATATTGATACTGTTGAGCGAATTGAGATTATTCGGGATTTGCGACTGGGTGAGTTTGATGTATTGGTCGGTATTAACCTGTTAAGAGAAGGGTTGGATATTCCAGAAGTATCTTTGGTGGCGATTTTGGATGCTGATAAGGAAGGTTTCTTGCGCTCAGAGCGTTCATTGATCCAGACCATCGGGCGAGCTGCACGTAATGTTGCCGGTAAGGCGATTTTGTATGCAGACAAAATTACCGCATCAATGAATAAAGCCATTTCCGAGACGGAAAGACGTCGTGCTAAGCAAATCGCTTATAACGAAGAAAAAGGCATACAGCCACAGGCATTGAATAAAAAAGTGACGGATATTTTGGAAGATTCGCCTTATGCCGTGAAAGGTATGAAAAAAGGGTCTGGGCAAAAGGCAGCAGAGCAAGCTGGGCAGTATGATGACAGTGCGCTAGTGAAGATGACACCGGCGCAAATAGCTTCACAAATCAAGTCAATGGAGAAGGCAATGTTTAAGGCCGCCAAAGATTTAGACTTTGAGAAGGCAGCTCAATTGAGAGACGAAGTCAAACACATGAAAAGTTCTATGGTCGGTGTTGGAGATTTACGTTAA
- a CDS encoding M14 family zinc carboxypeptidase, whose translation MHFFKFLQRLILITIAALSSSQLAYAKATLPPPETTQESTEHLQKDDVNHLCKLLSNKLRTINYQGCESLNLHVSEYSVKHLPLTTREILPKGNMPPKGKILFIGGIHGDEYAAISITYLWLQALLHPENSTPYHWLFLPAANPDGLLQKKSTRMNAHGVDLNRNFPSPDWNKLAIKSWKNHTHSSPRRYPGPKANSEPETQWIVKIIKAYRPDAIISIHAPYGLLDYDGPEHAQPNKIGHLKRRELGTYPGSLGRYAGEYLNIPVLTLELTSAGRMPTSHEIHNMLEDLEDWVNDKIKQRDEDM comes from the coding sequence ATGCATTTTTTTAAATTTTTACAACGTCTTATTTTGATTACCATTGCCGCCCTTAGTAGCTCTCAACTTGCTTATGCAAAAGCAACCTTACCCCCACCAGAAACGACGCAAGAATCGACTGAGCATTTGCAGAAAGACGATGTAAATCACTTATGTAAATTACTGTCCAATAAACTCCGTACCATAAACTATCAGGGCTGTGAATCTTTAAACTTACACGTCTCCGAATACTCGGTAAAGCACCTGCCCTTAACAACACGCGAAATTCTGCCCAAAGGAAATATGCCGCCAAAAGGAAAAATTCTTTTCATCGGGGGGATTCACGGCGATGAGTATGCCGCAATCAGCATTACCTATCTTTGGCTGCAAGCACTATTACACCCAGAGAATAGTACACCTTATCATTGGCTGTTTTTACCTGCCGCCAACCCAGATGGTCTTCTGCAAAAAAAATCTACACGCATGAATGCGCATGGAGTCGATTTAAACCGCAACTTCCCTTCTCCAGACTGGAATAAACTGGCAATCAAATCTTGGAAAAACCATACCCATTCAAGTCCACGCCGTTACCCTGGCCCCAAAGCCAATAGCGAACCAGAAACACAATGGATTGTAAAAATTATCAAAGCCTATAGACCGGATGCCATTATTTCTATCCACGCACCTTACGGGCTTTTGGACTACGATGGACCTGAACATGCTCAACCCAATAAAATCGGCCACTTAAAACGCCGCGAGCTGGGAACTTACCCTGGTTCATTGGGACGCTATGCGGGAGAATATTTGAATATTCCTGTTTTGACGTTGGAACTCACATCTGCAGGACGCATGCCGACTTCGCATGAAATACATAACATGCTAGAAGATTTAGAAGACTGGGTTAACGATAAAATCAAACAACGTGATGAAGATATGTAG
- a CDS encoding L,D-transpeptidase Cds6 family protein: MKNGILLIGWLVSVFTCQLVFAQESNQNYKTRFMQAEQMAQSDTENGAQKAIDLWKAMLKDYPNDLAISNNLAATLMKQKKYAEAQHYLESALNADPKISVIMANLNGIYAYQAQLAYQSVFKPSEIKYPTGKWVALAGEAVKTPEKAQMDKVKKDMQRVLNRVENWRMAWSAKDVKAYLSFYTNTYYSDKFSSHKDWVKNRENSLKRPKYIKIKLSNIKIVPLANHTFQVSFKQSYHSNRFKDSVKKYLVWQETGNNWKIIQEKVVYG; the protein is encoded by the coding sequence TTGAAAAACGGAATTTTGCTAATAGGTTGGTTGGTAAGTGTTTTTACTTGCCAGTTAGTGTTTGCTCAAGAAAGCAATCAAAACTATAAAACGCGCTTTATGCAGGCTGAGCAAATGGCACAATCAGATACTGAAAATGGCGCTCAGAAAGCAATTGATTTGTGGAAAGCCATGCTTAAGGATTACCCAAATGATTTGGCGATATCCAACAACCTAGCGGCAACCTTAATGAAGCAAAAGAAATATGCTGAAGCCCAGCATTATTTAGAATCTGCACTGAATGCTGATCCTAAAATTTCGGTCATTATGGCGAACCTTAATGGTATTTATGCCTATCAGGCGCAGCTTGCTTATCAGTCTGTTTTCAAACCGTCGGAAATTAAATATCCGACAGGTAAATGGGTTGCTTTAGCTGGTGAAGCGGTTAAAACACCAGAAAAAGCTCAGATGGATAAAGTGAAAAAAGACATGCAGCGTGTGTTGAATCGTGTTGAAAACTGGCGTATGGCTTGGTCGGCAAAAGACGTAAAAGCCTATTTGAGTTTTTATACTAATACCTATTATTCAGATAAATTCTCTAGTCATAAAGATTGGGTAAAAAATCGTGAAAATAGCTTAAAGCGCCCTAAATATATTAAAATTAAGTTATCTAATATTAAAATCGTGCCTTTGGCAAACCATACTTTCCAAGTGAGCTTTAAACAAAGCTATCACTCGAACCGTTTTAAAGATTCAGTGAAGAAGTATTTGGTTTGGCAGGAAACTGGTAATAATTGGAAAATTATTCAGGAAAAAGTGGTTTATGGCTAA